From the genome of Papaver somniferum cultivar HN1 chromosome 2, ASM357369v1, whole genome shotgun sequence, one region includes:
- the LOC113349575 gene encoding putative pentatricopeptide repeat-containing protein At1g17630 has product MLNGSLGRIFLRSRFNPATLSLSHNHRQIQTENHDYNGNSLDLFAYLLEKCSTCKQTKEIHTKIIHSGENQSGFLFQRLISSYSELGFLDEANIVFHNIPNECKSDLSVWNSILTANKIHGFDEETIHLYIRMRNSGVSSDGFTFPLVIKACTSVGDSKLCKAIHGHVLVSGYQFNLHVGNDLIHGYGKMGLMDDAITVFDKMSHRNHVSWNTMFSGFAHNFDCDGAVKMFRLMERDGLEPHLLTWTSFISVHKRCGLHGRVIELFRDMRGKMNCSTGEVIAVVLSSCAELDKFQMAKEIHGYVISGGFQDYMFVQNSLISVYGKNGNVEEARNLFMEIKIKNLVSWNALISSFADAGFSDEAHKTFSQLVNIHDGKLRPNVVSFSAVIGGFAAKRKENECFAVFREMLHFKVHPNSVTIACLLSLCAEVVALDLGKEIHGYSVRALMDKNILVGNSLVNMYTKCGAVMDACSVFDHMDNRDLISWNSMIAGYGMHGLANEALATFREMVKLGSKPDVVTFVAVLSACSHAGLVTEGRKLFDQMSSEFMITPDMEHYSCIVDLLGRAGLLQEANELTDKMTFEPDECVWGALLNACRIHKNTEMAELIKSRLNLESEMTGTYMCLSNIYASHGRWEDSAKVRVAAKTRGLKKIPGQSRIEVKKKSYIFSSGNSFQSGLDKVYEILVDLCPRMEAEGYVPDKSFVLQDVGDEEKKEILNGHSEKLAIAFGHANIPPNFPIRVTKNLRVCGDCHNWTKIFTKVTEREVIVRDGRRFHHFKDGLCSCGDYW; this is encoded by the coding sequence ATGCTTAATGGTTCTCTTGGACGCATATTTCTCCGATCTCGATTTAACCCGGCGACACTCTCACTCTCACACAATCATCGTCAAATCCAAACAGAGAATCATGACTATAACGGCAACTCTCTTGATTTATTTGCTTACCTTCTCGAAAAATGCAGTACTTGCAAACAAACCAAAGAAATTCACACAAAAATCATTCATTCAGGGGAAAATCAATCTGGGTTTTTATTCCAAAGACTTATATCAAGTTATTCAGAACTGGGGTTTCTTGATGAGGCCAATATAGTATTTCATAACATACCCAATGAATGTAAATCGGACTTGTCAGTATGGAATTCAATCTTAACagctaataaaatacatgggtttGATGAAGAAACCATTCATCTTTACATTCGAATGCGGAATTCAGGTGTTTCTAGTGATGGGTTTACTTTCCCACTTGTTATCAAAGCTTGTACTTCAGTGGGTGATTCTAAGTTGTGTAAAGCTATTCATGGTCATGTATTGGTTTCAGGATATCAATTTAATCTTCATGTTGGGAATGATTTGATTCATGGATATGGAAAAATGGGATTAATGGATGATGCGATTAcggtgtttgataaaatgtcaCACAGAAATCATGTTTCTTGGAATACTATGTTTTCTGGTTTTGCGCATAATTTTGATTGTGATGGTGCTGTTAAGATGTTTCGGTTAATGGAACGAGATGGTCTAGAACCACATTTACTGACATGGACATCGTTTATATCGGTGCATAAACGATGTGGATTGCATGGCAGAGTTATAGAATTGTTTCGAGATATGAGAGGGAAGATGAATTGTTCAACTGGTGAGGTAATTGCTGTGGTTTTATCTTCTTGTGCTGAATTGGATAAGTTTCAAATGGCTAAGGAGATCCATGGGTATGTTATTAGTGGTGGTTTTCAGGATTATATGTTTGTGCAAAATTCACTTATATCTGTTTATGGGAAAAATGGGAATGTAGAGGAAGCAAGAAATTTGTTTATGGAGATCAAGATAAAAAACTTAGTCAGTTGGAATGCATTGATTTCTTCCTTTGCGGATGCTGGTTTTAGTGATGAGGCTCATAAAACTTTCTCCCAGTTGGTAAACATTCATGACGGAAAACTGAGACCGAATGTTGTAAGTTTTAGCGCAGTCATTGGGGGTTTTGCTGCCAAGCGGAAAGAGAATGAATGCTTTGCAGTCTTCCGTGAAATGTTGCATTTTAAGGTTCATCCAAATTCAGTCACAATTGCATGTCTTCTGTCTTTGTGCGCAGAGGTTGTAGCTTTGGATTTAGGGAAGGAAATTCATGGGTATTCGGTTAGAGCTCTGATGGATAAGAATATATTGGTAGGAAATAGTCTAGTTAATATGTATACGAAGTGTGGTGCTGTCATGGACGCGTGTTCAGTGTTTGATCACATGGATAATAGGGATTTAATCTCTTGGAATTCGATGATTGCAGGGTATGGTATGCATGGACTTGCCAACGAAGCACTTGCAACTTTCAGGGAGATGGTTAAATTAGGCTCAAAACCAGATGTAGTCACATTTGTAGCAGTTCTTTCTGCGTGTAGCCATGCTGGGCTTGTTACTGAGGGTCGAAAGCTGTTTGATCAGATGAGCAGTGAATTTATGATTACGCCAGATATGGAACACTATTCTTGTATTGTTGATCTACTTGGTAGAGCAGGCTTACTTCAAGAGGCAAACGAACTTACCGACAAAATGACATTTGAACCAGATGAATGTGTTTGGGGAGCGCTGCTGAATGCATGCAGAATTCATAAAAATACAGAGATGGCGGAATTGATTAAGTCTCGCTTGAATCTTGAATCGGAGATGACCGGGACTTACATGTGTCTCTCCAATATCTATGCTTCTCATGGAAGATGGGAGGATTCAGCCAAAGTGAGAGTTGCAGCCAAAACTAGAGGATTGAAGAAAATCCCAGGTCAGAGTAGGATTGAAGTGAAGAAGAAATCTTATATCTTTTCATCTGGTAACAGTTTTCAGTCAGGTTTGGACAAAGTTTATGAAATACTTGTTGATTTATGTCCGCGAATGGAGGCTGAAGGTTATGTACCAGATAAAAGCTTTGTGTTGCAAGATGTGGGTGATGAAGAGAAAAAAGAGATATTGAATGGGCACAGTGAAAAACTAGCAATTGCATTTGGTCATGCTAATATTCCTCCAAACTTTCCAATTCGAGTCACAAAGAATCTTCGGGTTTGTGGGGACTGCCACAATTGGACTAAGATTTTCACGAAAGTGACAGAACGTGAAGTTATTGTTAGAGACGGACGTCGTTTTCACCATTTCAAAGATGGGTTATGTTCTTGCGGAGATTATTGGTAA